One genomic segment of Streptomyces liangshanensis includes these proteins:
- a CDS encoding calcium:proton antiporter: protein MRTGTGIRALTSRWTVVVPLIAVVALVFSWGRDVPPWAVGLIALCLAGAVLAAVHHAEVVAHRVGEPFGSLVLAVAVTIIEVALIVTLMIDGGPKTATLARDTVFAAVMITCNGILGLCLLVGALRSRTAVFNAQGTGAALATVATLATLTLVFPTFTTSRPGPQFSPEQLAFAAVASLILYGLFVAVQTVRHRDYFLPVTQEGDLQQEDTHAPLPTRRETTVSLVLLLVALIAVVGDAKAVSPTVESGVESAGLPHAVVGVVIALLVLLPETIAAVRAARHERVQTSLNLALGSAMASIGLTVPAIAFATIWLDGPLVLGLNAVHMVLLALTVVVGALTVAPGRATLLQGGVHLGIFAAFVFLAISP from the coding sequence ATGAGGACGGGCACCGGCATCCGGGCACTGACGTCCCGGTGGACCGTGGTGGTGCCGCTGATCGCGGTGGTCGCCCTCGTGTTCAGCTGGGGGCGCGACGTGCCGCCCTGGGCCGTCGGGCTGATCGCCCTCTGCCTCGCGGGAGCCGTGCTCGCCGCCGTCCACCACGCCGAGGTCGTCGCCCACCGGGTCGGCGAACCGTTCGGCTCCCTCGTCCTCGCCGTCGCGGTGACGATCATCGAGGTCGCGCTCATCGTCACCCTGATGATCGACGGAGGCCCCAAGACCGCCACCCTCGCCCGGGACACCGTCTTCGCCGCCGTCATGATCACCTGCAACGGCATTCTCGGCCTGTGCCTGCTCGTCGGCGCGCTGCGCAGCAGGACCGCCGTGTTCAACGCGCAGGGCACCGGCGCCGCGCTCGCCACCGTCGCGACCCTGGCGACCCTCACCCTGGTCTTCCCGACCTTCACCACCAGCCGGCCAGGACCCCAGTTCTCGCCCGAGCAGCTGGCCTTCGCCGCCGTCGCCTCGCTGATCCTGTACGGGCTGTTCGTCGCCGTACAGACCGTCCGCCACCGCGACTACTTCCTGCCCGTCACCCAGGAGGGTGATCTCCAGCAGGAGGACACCCACGCCCCGCTGCCCACCCGCCGCGAGACCACCGTGAGCCTGGTGCTGCTCCTCGTGGCGCTGATCGCCGTCGTCGGGGACGCGAAGGCCGTCTCGCCCACCGTCGAGTCCGGGGTGGAGTCGGCGGGGCTGCCGCACGCCGTCGTGGGAGTGGTGATCGCCCTGCTGGTGCTGCTGCCCGAGACGATCGCCGCCGTCCGGGCCGCCCGCCACGAGCGCGTGCAGACCAGCCTGAACCTGGCCCTCGGATCGGCGATGGCGAGCATCGGGCTGACCGTCCCCGCGATCGCCTTCGCCACGATCTGGCTGGACGGACCGCTGGTGCTCGGGCTCAACGCCGTCCACATGGTGCTGCTCGCCCTGACCGTCGTGGTCGGCGCGCTGACCGTGGCGCCCGGCCGGGCCACGCTGCTCCAGGGCGGGGTGCACCTGGGGATCTTCGCCGCGTTCGTGTTCCTGGCGATCAGCCCCTGA
- the paaK gene encoding phenylacetate--CoA ligase PaaK, protein MTPLLDAAEQLGREELAVLQLARLRATLRHAYDHVPFYRQAFDRAGLRPEDCHSLADLARFPFTAKADLRDNYPFGMFAVEQSEVRRIHASSGTTGRPTVVGYTEKDLDTWADLVARAIRAAGGRPGHKVHVAYGYGLFTGGLGAHYGAERLGCTVIPASGGMTARQVRLIQDFEPEIIMVTPSYMLTLLDEFERQGVDPRTTSLRVGIFGAEPWTEEMRREIEERFAIDAVDIYGLSEVMGPGVSFECVETKDGLHISEDHFYPEVVDPFTGEVLPDGEEGELVFTSLTKEAMPVIRYRTRDLTRLLPGTARTFRRMEKVTGRTDDMVILRGVNLFPTQIEEIVLRTPGVAPHFQLRLTREGRMDALTVRAEARAQTGPGAREDAARAIAAGVKDGIGVSVEVEIVDPETLERSVGKIRRIVDLRG, encoded by the coding sequence ATGACACCTCTGCTGGACGCGGCGGAGCAGCTCGGCCGCGAGGAGCTGGCCGTACTCCAGCTGGCGCGCCTGCGGGCCACCCTGCGGCACGCGTACGACCACGTCCCCTTCTACCGGCAGGCCTTCGACCGGGCGGGCCTGCGGCCGGAGGACTGCCACTCCCTCGCCGACCTGGCCCGCTTCCCCTTCACCGCGAAGGCCGATCTGCGGGACAACTACCCCTTCGGGATGTTCGCCGTCGAACAGTCGGAGGTACGGCGGATCCACGCGTCCAGCGGCACCACGGGGCGGCCCACGGTCGTCGGGTACACCGAAAAGGACCTGGACACCTGGGCGGACCTGGTCGCCCGCGCGATCCGCGCGGCCGGCGGGCGCCCGGGGCACAAGGTGCACGTGGCGTACGGGTACGGGCTGTTCACCGGCGGCCTCGGGGCGCACTACGGCGCGGAGCGGCTCGGCTGCACGGTCATCCCCGCGTCCGGTGGCATGACGGCCCGGCAGGTCCGGCTGATCCAGGACTTCGAGCCCGAGATCATCATGGTGACCCCGTCGTACATGCTGACGCTGCTCGACGAGTTCGAGCGCCAGGGCGTCGATCCCCGGACGACCTCGCTGCGGGTGGGGATCTTCGGCGCCGAGCCGTGGACGGAGGAGATGCGGCGGGAGATCGAGGAGCGGTTCGCGATCGACGCGGTCGACATCTACGGGTTGTCCGAGGTGATGGGCCCCGGGGTGTCGTTCGAGTGCGTGGAGACCAAGGACGGGCTGCACATCTCGGAGGACCACTTCTACCCGGAGGTCGTGGACCCGTTCACCGGCGAGGTGCTGCCGGACGGCGAGGAGGGTGAGCTGGTGTTCACCTCGCTGACGAAGGAGGCGATGCCGGTGATCCGCTACCGGACGCGCGACCTCACCCGGCTGCTGCCGGGGACGGCGCGGACCTTCCGGCGGATGGAGAAGGTCACGGGCCGCACCGACGACATGGTGATCCTGCGCGGGGTGAACCTCTTCCCCACCCAGATCGAGGAGATCGTGCTCCGTACGCCGGGGGTCGCCCCGCACTTCCAGCTGCGGCTGACCCGCGAGGGGCGGATGGACGCGCTGACGGTACGGGCCGAGGCGCGCGCGCAGACCGGTCCCGGGGCCCGCGAGGACGCGGCGCGGGCGATCGCGGCGGGCGTGAAGGACGGCATCGGGGTGTCCGTGGAGGTGGAGATCGTCGATCCGGAGACGCTGGAGCGTTCGGTGGGGAAGATCAGGCGGATCGTGGACCTCAGGGGCTGA